A window of the Dyadobacter pollutisoli genome harbors these coding sequences:
- a CDS encoding efflux RND transporter permease subunit, giving the protein MLSISLKRPISVLVLVAGLAVFSIISATRIPIDIFPRLNSPVIYVIEPYGGMSPAQMEGFFATRMQDQFLYIAGIREISSRSVQGLTIVKLAFYEGSDMAQAAAEVAIQVNRAMKFFPPGALPPQVVRYDASSVPIGDLVFSSKTKSLKEIHELAVTRIRPLFSTVPGLTAPPPIGTNARTVVINLDPQKARSLNISPDEVVGALAANNAMTPSGNIRVDNTTYITTLNSLEDQVADFGRIPVRTEGRNTVFLRDIATVTDGSDVTAGYALVNGSRSSYIPVVKTADASTWEVVTALKAKLPEMRSLLPEDIEVAYEFDQSIFVINSVKSLLFEGGLGAILTGLMVLLFLGDWRSSVIVIITIPISIIAAVLFLSLAGQTINIMTLSGLALAIGVLVDQATVTIENIHQHLEMGKPRQQAIYDACKEVALPLLLILLCILAVFAPSFIMSGVPRAMFLPLSLSIGFAMTVSYFLAQSLVPILANWMLKDHVDGPGRELKKTSKPALLDRVRESFIGQNRRLLRHNRLIVGVYVVVIFALAAAGFMLIGKDMLPQLNSGQMVIRMKTPDGTRLERTEEKVAKLITLVDEVSEGNLAISSAYVGVVPTNYATSNLYVSTNGPNDAVIKVGLDKEYKTNMQNLKQRIRDAVQQQMPDITLSFEPADLTEKLMSGGAFTPIEVQVAGRDMKEIEGYANKLVAGLSEDEHLRDVRIVQPLKFPVINIKLDRQKMAVMGLSLQQTARSITASTSSSRYTEKNQWLDQKAAYTYQVQVQIPEYAMRNLAQLQEIPLVAGQVRPVLGDVATFSVDTLPGEYSRTGPRRFVTVSANIHHQDLGSATSSVEKVIAGLGAAPKGLVTQIKGMSSLLTETLDSLQLGLGIAILVIFLLLAANYQSLQLSVVILSTVPAVIVGSIALLLLTGSTLNLQSYMGIIMSTGISVANAILIVTNAERLRWEYRDANRAAIDSAGLRLRPVLMTSFAMVAGMIPMALGTGEAGEQVAPLGRAVIGGLIASTLAALYIVPQVYVLLQKKAGFDNPSLLPENIPSTIIMHANGSTNQNTSQTYENHPL; this is encoded by the coding sequence ATGTTATCCATCTCATTAAAACGCCCCATTTCGGTTTTGGTATTGGTTGCCGGTTTGGCGGTCTTTTCGATCATATCGGCAACCCGCATCCCGATCGATATATTTCCCCGTCTAAATTCCCCGGTTATTTACGTGATCGAACCTTACGGAGGAATGTCCCCTGCTCAAATGGAAGGCTTCTTTGCCACCCGTATGCAGGACCAATTTCTCTACATTGCAGGTATCAGGGAGATTAGCAGCCGAAGTGTACAGGGTCTTACGATCGTAAAACTGGCTTTTTACGAAGGAAGTGACATGGCACAGGCGGCCGCGGAAGTGGCCATCCAGGTCAACCGTGCCATGAAGTTTTTCCCACCGGGTGCATTGCCGCCACAAGTTGTCCGCTATGACGCGTCCTCGGTCCCCATCGGTGATTTGGTTTTTAGCAGTAAAACCAAATCATTAAAAGAGATTCATGAGCTTGCCGTTACCCGTATCCGTCCACTGTTTTCGACTGTTCCGGGGCTTACCGCGCCACCGCCAATCGGGACCAACGCCAGGACAGTGGTCATTAACCTGGACCCCCAGAAAGCAAGGAGCCTAAATATCTCGCCCGATGAAGTCGTAGGTGCTTTGGCGGCCAATAACGCTATGACGCCTTCGGGTAATATCCGGGTCGATAATACAACTTACATCACAACCCTTAACTCGCTGGAAGACCAAGTGGCAGACTTTGGGCGGATCCCGGTCAGGACCGAAGGGAGAAATACTGTTTTTTTGCGTGATATAGCCACCGTTACAGACGGCTCGGATGTAACAGCTGGCTATGCCCTGGTCAACGGCAGCCGGTCCTCCTATATTCCGGTAGTAAAAACCGCAGATGCTTCAACCTGGGAAGTCGTCACTGCCTTGAAGGCAAAGCTTCCTGAGATGCGTAGCTTGCTGCCTGAGGACATCGAGGTTGCCTACGAATTTGACCAGTCCATCTTTGTCATCAATTCAGTTAAAAGTCTGCTTTTCGAAGGCGGTCTCGGCGCGATTTTGACGGGGCTTATGGTGCTTTTATTCCTTGGCGACTGGCGCTCGTCAGTGATTGTGATCATTACCATTCCAATATCCATTATTGCCGCGGTGCTGTTTCTAAGCCTGGCTGGGCAAACGATCAATATTATGACCCTGTCGGGACTTGCACTGGCGATTGGTGTACTGGTCGATCAGGCCACTGTGACCATTGAAAATATCCACCAACACCTGGAAATGGGAAAACCCAGGCAGCAGGCGATTTATGATGCATGCAAGGAGGTAGCACTGCCACTATTATTGATCCTACTTTGTATCCTGGCCGTATTCGCCCCTTCTTTCATTATGTCGGGCGTTCCCAGGGCCATGTTTTTACCACTTTCGCTTTCCATTGGTTTTGCGATGACTGTGTCTTACTTCTTAGCGCAGAGCCTGGTGCCTATCCTGGCCAACTGGATGCTTAAAGACCATGTGGACGGCCCTGGCAGGGAACTGAAAAAAACTTCTAAACCCGCTCTGCTCGACCGCGTACGTGAAAGTTTCATCGGCCAGAACCGAAGGTTGCTGCGCCATAACCGCCTTATTGTAGGCGTTTATGTGGTGGTAATCTTCGCTCTGGCAGCGGCCGGGTTTATGTTGATCGGAAAAGATATGCTCCCACAGCTGAACTCGGGGCAGATGGTGATCCGCATGAAAACACCCGACGGAACACGGTTGGAACGCACTGAAGAAAAAGTAGCGAAACTCATAACGTTGGTGGACGAGGTCAGCGAAGGCAATCTTGCCATTTCATCGGCCTATGTCGGCGTGGTGCCCACCAATTATGCGACCTCAAACCTGTATGTAAGTACCAATGGGCCTAACGATGCGGTGATCAAGGTTGGGCTCGACAAAGAGTATAAAACCAATATGCAGAATTTAAAGCAGCGCATCCGCGATGCTGTCCAGCAGCAGATGCCTGACATTACCCTTTCGTTTGAGCCTGCTGACCTGACCGAAAAACTCATGAGTGGTGGGGCTTTTACACCCATTGAGGTACAGGTGGCCGGCAGGGACATGAAAGAGATTGAAGGTTATGCCAACAAGCTGGTTGCAGGATTATCAGAAGACGAGCATTTGCGTGACGTGCGTATCGTGCAGCCATTGAAATTTCCCGTTATTAATATCAAGCTCGACCGGCAGAAAATGGCTGTGATGGGACTAAGCCTGCAGCAGACGGCACGCTCGATCACCGCATCTACTTCTTCAAGCCGGTATACGGAAAAAAACCAGTGGCTCGACCAAAAAGCGGCCTACACCTATCAAGTGCAGGTACAAATTCCTGAATATGCAATGCGAAACTTGGCCCAATTACAAGAAATCCCCCTTGTGGCCGGCCAGGTCCGGCCGGTGCTGGGCGATGTTGCCACTTTTTCAGTTGATACGCTGCCGGGAGAATATTCACGTACCGGGCCAAGAAGGTTTGTAACAGTTTCTGCCAATATCCACCATCAGGATTTGGGCAGCGCAACCAGCTCAGTTGAGAAGGTAATTGCCGGGCTTGGCGCGGCGCCCAAGGGACTGGTTACCCAGATTAAAGGGATGTCTTCGCTGCTTACCGAGACGCTGGACAGCCTGCAGTTGGGATTAGGTATTGCGATCCTGGTCATTTTCCTACTGCTGGCAGCCAATTACCAGTCATTGCAGCTGTCTGTGGTCATTCTCTCGACAGTTCCAGCGGTTATTGTCGGCTCCATCGCTTTGCTGCTGCTGACAGGCAGCACATTGAACCTGCAGTCTTACATGGGCATTATCATGTCCACAGGTATCTCGGTGGCCAATGCAATTTTGATCGTTACCAATGCCGAGCGGCTGCGCTGGGAATACCGCGATGCTAACCGGGCGGCCATTGATAGCGCGGGCCTTCGGCTGCGCCCTGTCCTCATGACCAGCTTTGCCATGGTTGCCGGTATGATACCGATGGCCCTTGGCACTGGTGAGGCCGGGGAACAGGTTGCCCCGCTGGGACGCGCCGTGATCGGAGGGCTGATCGCATCCACGCTGGCCGCGCTTTATATAGTTCCGCAGGTGTACGTGCTTTTGCAGAAAAAAGCGGGTTTTGATAATCCTTCCCTTTTGCCAGAAAATATCCCGTCTACCATAATCATGCATGCAAATGGCTCAACGAACCAAAATACATCCCAGACATATGAAAACCACCCATTATAA
- a CDS encoding YceI family protein, with protein sequence MTKYLLLAACIMAPILLKAQTWNVQSTSISFQVSMFGADVDGTFKGFKGTIVFDILRPETASISGSVDAATLSTNNSLRDRHLKEKDQFFEVSKYPKIAMRSTKIEKAPAGYTGTFDLTLKTVTKSVMIPFTFTKTGANAVMRGTVDINRKDWKFGGNTLGMSDKVKLDFELDLSARVSENK encoded by the coding sequence ATGACAAAGTACTTGTTGCTTGCCGCCTGTATCATGGCCCCTATCCTGCTGAAAGCACAAACATGGAACGTGCAAAGCACGAGTATATCTTTTCAGGTCAGCATGTTTGGGGCCGATGTGGACGGGACATTCAAAGGATTTAAGGGAACCATTGTTTTTGACATCCTTCGCCCGGAAACAGCCAGCATTTCGGGAAGTGTGGATGCCGCCACCCTGTCCACCAACAACAGTCTGAGGGACCGGCATTTAAAAGAGAAGGATCAGTTTTTCGAGGTATCGAAATACCCCAAAATTGCAATGAGGTCCACTAAAATAGAGAAGGCACCCGCAGGATATACCGGAACATTTGATCTGACGCTCAAAACCGTTACCAAGAGCGTAATGATCCCTTTCACTTTCACGAAAACAGGTGCTAACGCCGTCATGAGAGGAACAGTAGATATCAACCGGAAAGATTGGAAATTCGGCGGAAATACACTGGGGATGTCCGACAAAGTGAAGCTCGATTTCGAGCTCGACTTATCGGCCCGGGTTTCTGAAAACAAATAA
- a CDS encoding glycan-binding surface protein, translating into MNFKNIYKTGLGLLMSAGMLLSLQSCNENELDGAPTISNVRLLDPTKADSSLNGALPGTLIVVQGQNLGSVLKVYFNDFDASFNSALGSNSNIIVTIPANAPTKAADAGVSSKIKVLTKGGEATYDFVLIAPQPVISGLYSEFVKPGATVVINGDYFYNIKTVKLGTTALQVVSSTPKQITAKMPATDVIGSITVEGEFGIAKTTFKMNDLEGHMVNFDVPATTWGSEVCWGGAPIIAATDSGAISGKFSRIKQTKLPAAGYNDGWVFSTCYFDFKLPAGAAADRQFKFEHNIVESWKAGKYEITVTADGKEYFYFFQPWNSTEYAATGYQTNGWKTAVIELSEFRNNAGNTIADVSKVTDLKVLFNTPDVAIASFNGSVDNFRIVKK; encoded by the coding sequence ATGAATTTCAAAAATATATATAAAACAGGTTTGGGACTTTTGATGAGCGCAGGAATGCTGCTCTCTTTGCAGAGCTGTAACGAAAATGAGCTCGACGGTGCGCCCACTATCAGCAATGTGCGCCTGCTGGATCCGACTAAGGCCGACAGTTCGCTTAACGGCGCATTGCCGGGCACCCTGATTGTGGTTCAGGGCCAGAATTTAGGCAGCGTTTTGAAGGTCTATTTCAATGATTTCGACGCGAGTTTCAATTCGGCGTTGGGCAGTAACTCCAATATCATCGTCACCATTCCGGCCAATGCACCTACCAAGGCGGCGGATGCGGGTGTTTCCAGTAAAATCAAGGTGCTGACCAAAGGTGGCGAAGCGACTTACGACTTCGTACTTATAGCACCCCAACCCGTGATCTCGGGTTTGTATTCGGAATTTGTAAAGCCCGGCGCCACGGTGGTGATCAACGGGGATTATTTCTATAATATCAAAACGGTGAAACTGGGGACGACCGCATTACAGGTGGTGAGCAGTACCCCAAAGCAGATCACCGCCAAAATGCCCGCAACCGATGTGATTGGGAGTATAACCGTTGAAGGCGAGTTTGGCATTGCCAAAACTACTTTCAAAATGAATGATCTGGAAGGGCACATGGTGAACTTCGACGTTCCAGCAACTACCTGGGGATCAGAAGTATGCTGGGGCGGCGCGCCCATCATCGCTGCCACCGATTCCGGCGCTATTTCTGGCAAGTTTTCAAGGATCAAGCAGACCAAATTGCCTGCTGCCGGCTACAATGACGGCTGGGTGTTTTCAACCTGCTATTTCGACTTCAAACTGCCTGCTGGTGCTGCTGCCGACAGGCAGTTCAAGTTCGAGCATAACATCGTTGAATCCTGGAAAGCGGGTAAATACGAGATTACCGTTACTGCCGACGGGAAAGAATATTTTTATTTTTTCCAGCCCTGGAATTCGACCGAATATGCCGCCACCGGTTACCAAACCAACGGCTGGAAAACGGCCGTCATCGAACTTTCCGAATTCAGGAATAATGCAGGTAATACTATTGCCGATGTATCTAAGGTCACCGATCTGAAAGTATTGTTCAACACGCCCGATGTAGCCATTGCGTCCTTCAACGGCAGTGTAGACAACTTCCGGATTGTGAAGAAATGA
- a CDS encoding YidH family protein, with product MAEQERKEPYKPNDHLANERTYLAWVRTGIGIMAFGFVVVKFSIFVKQIELALQTKANAHSHGYSAIIGIILVSMGALSIFFAFLQYKRTNKQLKTYTYTPSTISVSMLTAVILLISMLLIAYLLQSV from the coding sequence ATGGCAGAGCAAGAAAGGAAGGAACCCTATAAGCCCAACGATCATCTGGCTAATGAACGGACTTACCTGGCTTGGGTCAGGACCGGGATAGGCATCATGGCCTTTGGTTTTGTAGTCGTAAAGTTTTCCATATTTGTAAAACAGATTGAATTGGCCCTTCAAACCAAGGCAAATGCGCATTCGCATGGGTATTCGGCTATCATCGGTATAATATTGGTCTCTATGGGTGCCCTCTCAATCTTTTTTGCCTTTCTGCAATACAAAAGAACCAACAAGCAATTAAAAACCTATACCTACACGCCTTCAACAATATCAGTGAGCATGCTCACCGCTGTGATTTTGCTGATTAGTATGCTATTAATTGCGTACCTGCTGCAAAGTGTATGA
- a CDS encoding DM13 domain-containing protein produces the protein MKTITFVVLLGMVLTNCKREENTPVEPLMETVDSLAVVNAKGSFTGVGGESVSGTARIITADQKYSLVLDQFSTNNGPDLHVYLSKQATPKDFIDLGSLKSTRGTQVYEINGKPDFTEYKYALIHCQQFNHLFGSALLTDAK, from the coding sequence ATGAAAACCATCACTTTCGTTGTTTTGCTGGGAATGGTCTTAACCAACTGCAAAAGAGAAGAAAACACGCCGGTCGAACCATTGATGGAAACGGTGGACAGTCTGGCCGTCGTCAATGCAAAAGGAAGCTTTACAGGAGTAGGCGGAGAATCCGTTTCAGGTACGGCCAGGATCATTACCGCTGACCAGAAATATAGCCTTGTTCTCGACCAATTCAGCACTAACAATGGCCCTGACCTGCACGTATATCTTTCTAAACAGGCCACGCCGAAAGATTTTATCGATTTGGGTTCATTGAAATCTACCCGGGGAACACAGGTATATGAAATAAACGGAAAGCCTGATTTTACCGAATATAAATATGCGCTGATCCATTGTCAGCAGTTTAATCATTTGTTTGGATCAGCCTTATTGACTGATGCGAAATAA
- a CDS encoding efflux RND transporter periplasmic adaptor subunit — protein MKTTHYNYLLLLLSLGIFSGCTSSESADTKSKKMTEQKHAANFKFAQVSTGKVGQEIQLPGEFLAFQQVSIYPKADGFVQKVLVDRGSIVHRGQVLMVLEAPETEQQLVAARSNYLKAQAMLVASKEHFRRLKASSKITGSVSALDLESAQARMMADSAAAIGEAANFEALTQIKSYLTVRAPFDGVITERNVHPGALVGSGVSMSGPMLMLQQQNRLRLVVDIPESYSLGLRQGKQVTFQINAMPGKLFNGAISRRSGSMSQKFRSETVEIDVNNSSGNIRPGMFAEIMLSPEGTRGALTVPRTAVISSTERQYVIRVNASGAAEFVEVRQGQQSSTMSEVFGNLRTGDKVIVNPRDDLREGTQITMN, from the coding sequence ATGAAAACCACCCATTATAACTACCTCTTATTACTGCTGTCACTGGGCATTTTCAGCGGCTGCACTTCTTCTGAGTCAGCGGATACAAAATCCAAGAAAATGACTGAGCAAAAACACGCGGCCAACTTTAAGTTTGCTCAGGTATCAACAGGTAAGGTCGGGCAAGAAATCCAGCTTCCTGGTGAATTTCTTGCTTTTCAGCAGGTAAGCATTTATCCGAAGGCAGATGGCTTTGTACAAAAAGTGCTCGTTGACCGGGGCTCCATCGTTCACCGGGGCCAGGTGCTGATGGTTCTTGAAGCGCCTGAAACTGAGCAGCAGCTAGTAGCGGCACGTTCGAACTATCTGAAAGCCCAGGCAATGCTTGTGGCCAGCAAGGAGCATTTCAGAAGGTTGAAGGCTAGCAGTAAAATCACCGGTTCTGTATCTGCCCTTGATCTGGAAAGTGCACAGGCGCGCATGATGGCCGATAGTGCAGCAGCTATAGGGGAAGCGGCGAATTTTGAAGCGCTTACACAAATTAAATCCTACCTGACCGTTCGCGCACCATTCGATGGGGTCATTACCGAGCGCAATGTGCACCCAGGCGCGTTGGTAGGCTCGGGGGTTAGCATGAGCGGTCCGATGCTGATGTTACAACAGCAAAACCGACTAAGGTTGGTAGTGGACATTCCAGAAAGTTACAGCCTTGGACTTAGGCAAGGAAAACAAGTGACATTTCAAATCAACGCCATGCCTGGTAAGCTCTTCAACGGGGCCATTAGCCGTAGATCTGGAAGTATGAGCCAGAAATTTCGATCCGAAACGGTAGAAATTGATGTAAATAACTCATCTGGAAACATCAGGCCCGGCATGTTTGCAGAGATCATGTTGTCGCCGGAAGGGACACGCGGAGCCCTTACTGTACCTCGGACTGCGGTAATCTCTTCTACGGAAAGGCAGTACGTTATCCGTGTCAATGCATCGGGTGCTGCTGAATTTGTCGAAGTCAGGCAAGGCCAGCAGTCTTCCACGATGAGTGAAGTATTTGGAAACCTCAGGACGGGGGACAAGGTCATTGTCAACCCGCGTGATGATCTAAGGGAAGGAACGCAGATTACCATGAACTAA
- a CDS encoding response regulator transcription factor, translating to MNVLVVEDDIELTQFIQKGLVSEGVAVSVAFDGTIGRSLVNEHRFDVVMLDVNLPGMNGFDLCKFIKQNWPAVPVIMLTALGSLDNKVLGFEAGADDYLAKPFAFKELLFRLKALARRHPSRAPRPKSLQLLDLKIDTDSHRVWRSGQRIELTAREYALLEYLMLNQGKVINRVDLLENVWDVHFNTNTNVVDVYVNYLRRKIDQVEPKLLHTVFGVGYLLGAEP from the coding sequence ATGAATGTTTTAGTCGTTGAGGATGACATAGAGTTGACACAATTCATTCAAAAAGGGCTCGTTTCTGAGGGTGTAGCGGTATCTGTGGCTTTTGATGGAACGATTGGCCGGAGCCTTGTCAACGAGCACCGTTTCGATGTAGTCATGTTAGACGTTAACCTACCTGGTATGAACGGCTTTGACCTATGTAAGTTTATCAAACAAAACTGGCCAGCAGTTCCTGTAATCATGTTGACCGCACTGGGAAGCCTGGACAACAAAGTATTGGGCTTTGAAGCAGGTGCCGACGATTACCTTGCAAAGCCCTTTGCATTCAAGGAACTGCTTTTTCGACTGAAAGCCTTGGCCAGACGCCATCCCTCCAGGGCTCCAAGGCCCAAAAGCCTCCAACTTCTTGATCTGAAAATCGATACGGATTCCCATAGGGTTTGGCGATCTGGCCAGCGGATCGAACTGACCGCCCGGGAGTATGCCCTGCTCGAATACCTGATGCTAAACCAGGGAAAGGTGATCAATCGTGTAGACCTTTTGGAAAATGTGTGGGACGTTCATTTCAATACAAACACCAATGTGGTTGACGTTTATGTTAATTATCTCCGTCGTAAAATTGACCAAGTAGAACCAAAACTGCTTCACACCGTATTTGGCGTCGGTTATCTGCTAGGCGCTGAGCCATGA
- a CDS encoding DUF892 family protein, with the protein MLPPEINVNRDDIEKFFIGHLNKIYAAKTLLRTELPELMDNVHFSDLREAINDTVEDVKKQISRMDEIYQIMAAEISDAGCNGMKGLVEDSFHDIKIHGENPELRDMSILFYLHNIESIEMASFQILEMAAVKLRNDRIKRLIKKNYEQARADRTLFLLISAKYIATV; encoded by the coding sequence ATGCTACCACCAGAAATCAATGTAAACAGGGATGATATCGAGAAATTCTTCATTGGTCACCTCAACAAGATTTACGCAGCGAAAACCTTGCTGCGCACCGAATTGCCTGAACTAATGGACAATGTACATTTTTCAGATCTTAGGGAAGCGATCAACGATACTGTCGAAGATGTGAAAAAGCAGATTAGCAGGATGGACGAAATTTACCAAATTATGGCGGCAGAAATCTCCGACGCCGGCTGCAATGGAATGAAAGGCCTTGTAGAAGATTCATTCCATGACATTAAAATTCACGGTGAAAATCCTGAATTAAGGGACATGTCAATACTGTTTTATCTGCACAATATCGAAAGCATCGAAATGGCCTCGTTTCAAATCCTCGAAATGGCTGCTGTTAAATTAAGAAATGATAGGATAAAACGCCTTATAAAAAAGAACTATGAGCAGGCCCGGGCTGATAGGACGTTGTTTCTGCTTATCAGCGCCAAATATATCGCGACGGTGTAA
- a CDS encoding TolC family protein, producing MSMEQAIEASLSKYPSVTAQRAALAGFRASTQVLKDNRLPNVRLHDQVDIGTANGLSGSYFSLGLIVPTSGGRRDENRMDLASGNVALATADWEFFNFGRYRSEDRLARADVEIGQAGVEREEFMLRQAVIGTYLDLLWLGQILRIEGRNLARVDTVSRIINNLVRNGIRPGLDSSLASVELSRAKLNYYEIDEGFRRAILRLGMLTGTNASQLEIDTTFRAQALLVEPNEVKVTLNHPLLRYQNSFLGRQMAELEVIRKAALPRVSLLTAAWARGTSLDINNNFGPIGSGFGYSRTNFLVGLAATVNLTDFRRSKSRTTVQQWKVREAGSRLDFEHLKLENTLATSDSVLATLRLALLELPTAIRSAESAYQQRLSLYNNGIENILGLTDALQLLTRVEKQAVDIQRRTVETRLQRAYASSNFDDFFSFFRRQ from the coding sequence ATGAGCATGGAACAGGCCATTGAGGCCTCGCTGAGCAAATACCCGTCGGTAACGGCCCAACGTGCGGCCCTTGCAGGCTTTCGCGCCAGCACCCAGGTTCTGAAAGACAATAGGTTGCCCAATGTTCGTTTGCATGACCAGGTTGATATTGGCACAGCCAACGGTCTTTCAGGCTCCTACTTTTCATTGGGCCTGATCGTTCCGACTTCTGGCGGCAGACGCGATGAAAACCGGATGGACCTGGCATCAGGTAACGTTGCGCTGGCAACGGCCGACTGGGAATTTTTCAATTTTGGTCGCTACCGCTCAGAAGACCGGCTTGCAAGAGCGGACGTTGAAATAGGACAGGCAGGGGTCGAACGCGAAGAATTTATGCTCCGACAGGCTGTAATCGGCACTTACCTGGACCTTTTGTGGCTAGGGCAGATCCTTCGGATCGAGGGACGGAACCTGGCCCGGGTGGACACAGTTAGCAGGATCATCAACAACTTGGTCAGAAATGGTATCAGGCCCGGGCTTGACTCTTCCCTTGCAAGCGTTGAGCTTTCAAGGGCAAAACTGAACTATTACGAAATAGACGAGGGCTTCCGACGCGCTATTCTCCGGTTGGGCATGCTGACAGGAACAAATGCATCCCAATTGGAAATAGATACCACATTTCGGGCGCAGGCGCTGCTCGTTGAGCCGAATGAAGTAAAAGTTACCCTTAACCATCCGTTGCTGCGTTATCAAAATAGCTTCCTGGGCCGACAAATGGCCGAACTGGAGGTAATACGAAAGGCGGCCCTGCCACGGGTATCGCTATTGACTGCCGCCTGGGCCAGGGGCACAAGCCTTGACATCAATAACAATTTTGGCCCAATCGGCTCAGGGTTTGGATATAGCCGCACCAATTTTCTGGTAGGGCTAGCTGCAACGGTCAATCTTACTGATTTCCGGAGATCCAAAAGCCGGACGACGGTACAGCAATGGAAAGTCCGCGAAGCGGGCAGCCGCTTGGACTTTGAGCACCTTAAACTGGAAAATACGCTGGCAACCTCTGATTCTGTGCTGGCTACATTGCGGCTCGCACTGCTTGAATTACCAACGGCCATCAGGTCTGCGGAAAGCGCTTATCAGCAGCGGCTCTCACTTTACAACAATGGGATTGAAAATATTTTGGGGCTGACCGATGCGCTTCAACTCTTAACCAGGGTTGAAAAACAGGCAGTGGATATACAACGTCGTACAGTTGAAACACGCCTGCAGCGCGCCTATGCGAGTAGCAACTTCGACGACTTTTTTTCTTTTTTCAGGCGTCAATAA
- a CDS encoding response regulator: protein MKKRVLIIEDDHDLLELLRIVFRDSGYDVIFSPNLLDTDYINLLHPDLVLLDVRIAGSSKSGADICKELKTHPETEKLPVILCSGEHNLPELARKSHADMYLTKPYDLAAILSQVNKYLS, encoded by the coding sequence GTGAAAAAACGAGTATTAATCATTGAGGACGACCACGACCTATTAGAACTTTTGAGGATTGTTTTTCGCGATTCGGGATACGATGTGATATTTTCTCCGAATCTGCTTGACACAGATTACATCAATCTCTTGCACCCAGACCTGGTCCTGCTGGACGTAAGGATAGCGGGCTCTTCCAAGTCCGGAGCAGATATATGTAAGGAGCTAAAAACGCATCCAGAGACCGAAAAGCTTCCGGTAATTCTATGCTCTGGCGAACACAACCTACCCGAACTTGCCCGAAAAAGCCATGCTGATATGTACCTGACCAAACCATATGATTTGGCGGCAATACTTTCCCAGGTAAATAAATATCTTTCATAA